Proteins from a genomic interval of Enterococcus faecium:
- the relB gene encoding type II toxin-antitoxin system RelB family antitoxin gives MRFFKRGNYRAMITVRVSDAKKEWLSYIAEFYGITLSELLKNYSMEQLEDEYNRQTAEIAHKHWIRSGKTTVFMEESLMNLVGWNDLPFKIHARNSEAALIGKYVYW, from the coding sequence ATGAGATTCTTTAAGAGAGGCAATTATAGGGCTATGATTACGGTTCGTGTAAGTGACGCCAAAAAAGAATGGCTTTCTTATATAGCTGAATTTTATGGGATTACTTTATCTGAACTTCTAAAAAACTATTCGATGGAACAACTAGAAGATGAATACAATCGTCAAACGGCTGAAATTGCCCATAAACATTGGATAAGAAGTGGGAAAACAACAGTATTCATGGAAGAATCCTTAATGAATTTGGTGGGCTGGAATGACCTGCCGTTTAAAATTCACGCCCGAAATTCAGAAGCAGCTCTGATTGGCAAATACGTGTATTGGTAG
- a CDS encoding adenosine deaminase — MKIAFHIFADFDLMPKVSFAITVYREAVKAPCSSDDNKQAFLELGFLDSKYAAYFNELVLERDFKKVENRHDFST, encoded by the coding sequence GTGAAAATAGCTTTTCATATTTTTGCAGATTTTGACTTAATGCCGAAGGTCAGCTTTGCGATTACCGTTTATCGAGAGGCTGTAAAAGCACCGTGTAGCTCCGATGACAATAAGCAAGCATTTTTAGAGCTAGGTTTCCTTGATTCTAAATATGCGGCTTATTTCAATGAGTTGGTGCTTGAACGCGATTTTAAGAAGGTCGAAAACAGGCACGACTTTTCGACGTAA